A stretch of DNA from Pseudoliparis swirei isolate HS2019 ecotype Mariana Trench chromosome 5, NWPU_hadal_v1, whole genome shotgun sequence:
ggggggggggacaggtgaGCAGAAAAGGTCTCTCTGGTGCGGAAAGTTTCCTCAAAGGAAATAGGCAAACAGAATATAAGAGAACagttttattttacatatacaggactgtctcagaaaattagaatattgtgatgaagttctttattttctgtaatgcaatttaaaaaacaaaaatgtcatgcattctggattcattacaaatcaactgaaatattgcaagccttttattcttttaatattgctgattatggcttacagcttaagaaaactctaaaatcctatctcataaaattttaatatttcctcagaccaagtaaaaaaaagatttataacagctgagtgtttgtcaaggctcaggaaacccttgcaggtgtttcgagttaattagacaattcaagtgatttgtttaataccctactagtatactttttcatgatattctaatatttagagataggatatttgaattttcttaagctgtaagccataatcagcaatattaaaagaataaaaggcttgcaatatttcagttgatttgtaatgaatccagaatgcatgacatttttgtttttttaattgcattgcagaaaataaagaacttcatcacaatattctaattttctgagacagtcctgtatatgtataatcTGTATTTCTTTCTTCAACGCTTGCTGAtagaaatctctctctctctccctctcaggttatctctctcgctctgcaaCCCGTCAGACCTGTGTGAAATCTGCTGATCGCAGCTGAAGAGCAAATAccacattattattacaatatacACAACAGCTCTGCTCGCCCTCAGGGAAACAATACcagtgccctctctctctctctctctctctctctctctctctctctctctctctctctctctctctctctctctctctctctctctcttcgtggCGTCTTCCCGTATCTACACAGAGCACCATTCTGTCTATTCACCAGGTGTGCCTGATTCTATCTATTTACTCTTGTCAGCTGTTTGGGTGTGACAgggattttaactaaatttAACTAAACGTTAATATTATTTGTAAAGGTATTCTTCTCTGCGGTATCAGATTCTCTCCTGGTGTCTTTTTGGCCTCTACGTGGTATTTGTCTGACAATAAAAGGCCCGAGTTGTTCAATCCAGATTCAGAATGAAACTAGATTAAGGTGTagatgtttattaaaaaaaagaaaaaggagaaaaaaaatcaaacagcAAAGTGTCTCTAAAATTTCTCTTTCATTATTCATGTTTAATTTGTGTTAATAATAAATCATCCACAAAAACCCACAAACCCCAGACGCTGAACTTTCGAATTGCACAACTATGTCTGTCAAGAGACATTAATCCAGTCGCACGTCCGGGTGTATGCATGTGGGGCCGTGTGCACAGACGTGTGTGCACTTTACGGACCAAGACGCAGGCTTGGATTTTGGAGCCTTTCGACTGCAAGGCTCTGATTGCTCGCCCGCGCCGATCGATCGGTCTTCTATTCATATTTGATATGCCTCGCGGCAGTGGCGTGAAGCTTTAAGGGGGAAGGAATCCACTCGTGACCTTGGAGGAAATGTGGTCAGCCTAATGGCGCGTTTGAAGATTGTTTTTGCTTGGAAAGACTTCTCTCCGTGATTGTGCGTCGGGAGCGTCTGCATTCTGATCCGGGTTCTTCAATAAGCCGCTGAGAGAAAGTTGTGAGAAGTGACGTCACACCTACCTGTACTTTATGGGACACGATAGGGAATATATACGACACGTAAACATTGATAAGAGCAATATCTTCATCAGGGTTTGGAACAAAAAATAACATGTTGTCATTATAGTTTAAAAAAGTATGTTTATTCCACACCAAAAAAACCATTTCAATAAGTGATCATGTTCCGAGACTTCCGGTTTGGTGTGCGTCATAGTAGTGTCCAATAGGCCCCGCCCACCGGACACGTGACCCCACTGGCTACCTGAGATTGTTTTAAGGGTTAATGGGAAACCTCGTGAGTCCAACAGGAGGACACGTTTCAGACTGCAGCGTCGTGTCTCCTTTATGTCAAGGCTTGATGCGAGGGCGaccttatttttatttaaagagacgaagaagaagaaaaatgacgCATGCGCCCACGCGCTCCGCTCCATTAAGTCTCGCCTCAAATGAGCCTCCCTGTTCTCCTTTTCTGTTCATCTCGGGGTTTAAAATATTCAGGCCTCTGAATGTTGTACGATTCTTTTGTGTTGTTGAGGGGATGGGGAAGtgaggcattaaaaaaaatcattttgatTCAGTGATTTCAATCAATGTTGAAGGAAGATGACTAACAGATTGTTGCTTCCTgctttttatttggtttttattttgtaaacttgTTCGAGATGGCTCCAGAATAAAATGTGTAAACTCACCCAGTCCGCAGTTTTAAAGCATCAATGCAAACaaatttaaagaataaacatgatGGGGGGTTATCTggtaatgcttttttttttttatggattaatttgtttcatatttatgaatatatatatatatatatgaccttCTGATGATGACTGATTGGAAGTCTTTTGGATCCATTCTTTGGGCCACTTTCCATAAATTGATTTAATTGCCGGTGTTTTAATGGGATTTTATTAATTCCTCATTTCAAGCGGATGTCCTGTAATCCACCCGGAGCCCCTCGGATTAAATATGTCGGCTCATTTATAACATTTTAGCAACTATATTTCAAACTCTCTGCCAGCATAAACCCTCGTGTGTCGCAGCTGCTGCATGTGGGTGCTTGTCTGCAGCTTACTGACAAAACtagtttttttcgttttttaaaTAACAGCGATGAgggtaaaaaaagagagagagagaaaaaaaccatCTGGTTGACGGTTAAATCTGCTCAGACTGTTTTGGGTTCAAACACATGCTGTAGTGGTCAAAACAAACATGGTCGCCTCTGGGGAAATGACAATCACGGCAGCAGCGTGTTTAACGTCCTGgccctttgtgtgtttgtttgtatgtttatCACAGAATAACTGTAATTCACCTCAACACTTCTTAAGTGTCGTGGCGGACTATAAAGAAGCAGTTTAATTACATATGAATTACTAGGAAAGCGAAATGCGTTTCTGGTAGTAATAACAATGGcagcatttatattatataaaagacACATTCTGGTAACTGTTGCTATACTTGCTATGcctgtttttaattattatattcagTCTGTGGAGATCTAAACGTATAGCCTTCAATTGGAGGAAAAAGGCATCCTGATCATTTAAATTCTCATATTttattgcatttaaaatgttaataacAGAAACAAATAGTTATTTTCTACTTGTCTTTCCAGGAGGgggaatatacatatatatatatatatacatacatacatatataaatatatataaacaaatatatatctttaaatatgtatatatatatatgtacatatatattcttCACGACAAAAAAAGTTGATTCTGACAATAACATGGTGCAAAATGGAAAATTCCGTGAGCGAGGCGGTAACTCTTTATTAAATCACAAAGTGTGTTTTGCCAGCACGACTCCGCACTGACAACAAATCGCCTCGATTCTTTTGAAGAAGCGCAGATTTCTATCTGTCGGCTTCAAACCGTCGACTCGGTTCTCGTTGTGGGGAACACAGCTGGCCGCGGCCCCCCGACGCTGATTCACATCAGTCCTCAAAACAAACACCACCTTTCATTTTCATTCACAGTTCACAGCTTATCTCTGGGTTTCTGGACTTTTAGAACAATCAGCAGTAGGATGGTAGAATCATCAGTGTCTGCAAACGTCTTATTCGTtttctttattaaaataaatgaataatctgCATATCGAACgagataattatatatatatataatatataaagtatatatatccaACGCAGTCTTTcagtctgtttttttgttttttttacaaagtgaGTCTTGATCcaagaaagaagaacaaaatcgTCTCTGTCAGATGTCTCTCACTCCTTTCGAGAACAACGACTCAAAAATACTGAAGTCCGATaacatgatgacgtcatgtgtgCGCACGGTGCGCGTCACTTCAGCCCGTGCTGCGTCTCTTTGTGCCTCCTCAGGTCCACTTTCCTCTGGAAGCCTTTGCCGCACAGGTCGCAGCCGAAGGGCTTGTATCCCGTGTGCTTCCGGCTGTGCGTGATGAGGTTGGAGCTCTGGCTGAACGACTTGCCGCACACCTGGCATTTATGTGGCTTCTCACCTGCACAACACAATTaggaaacatgtaaacaaggggctctttttttgtatatttcattGAAGCTAAATGATGTCGTCATTTGTCGTGCATCGGGAAAATCTGGGACTTTACGCGCAAATGACGCACAGATTTTTTAAGCGTAAAGAAAACATAAACACTATAGTGACTACATGTGTTGCATTATGGGTTCTTCTCCACTTGCCTGTGTGGATGAACGTGTGTTTCTTCATGTCGGACTTCTGGTGGAACCTCTTCCCGCAGTACTGGCAGGGGTACGGCCTCGTGTCGGAGTGGATGAGCAGGTGCGTCGACAGAGTGGACGACCTCTTGAAGCTTTTACTGCATATCTTGCAGTCGAAACTCCTTTCCTGAAAGGTGACgcatgaaggggggggggcgttggtTAGTCATGATTTCGAGTCAGCGTGCCCATCCTGACCGAAAAAGCAGACTGACAACAACACGAGGAGGGGGTGCGCGCGAGCTGCAGGAAGCGgttcaaagtgtgtgtgagggggggggggggttggggggtgtatttgtgtgtgagaggtcaCCTGAGAGTGCACGGCTTTGTGTTGTTCCAGGCTGACTCCGTGTCCGAAAGTTTTGCCGCAGATTTCGCACGCAAACGGCCTGATGCCGCTGTGCGATCTGCGCACGTGCACCTCCAACCCGTGCGGAGTAGAAAACACCTGCAAAATAACAAGAGAGTTTAAGTTGAACCTGTGGCCAGTTCCAGATATGaaatatcttttaaataatCCTGTcgttgaggtcagaggtcagcatgTGTGTCTTAAAGTCAACCATTTGCATCATGTCATTCTTTTAAGCAGCGCCATTTTTTTTTACGTAAaccaatataaatattatttttattttagaggaCCAGCACTGGCGGTTCATAAGCTGCGTTACCCATCCATGTATGTATCCCCACAAAGCAGAACATGCGCCTCCACCCTCACCTTACTGCACTTGGTGCACTTGAACGCGCCATTGAGGATCAGACTGGAGCACAGCAGGTCCGACGGGGCCTTCGCGGTGTGGCCCTTTCCGTGCAGCAGGCCCCCCTCGGGGAACCGCAGCGCCGCAGCGTGCCTCCTGTAGTCCCCGTACGTCTCCTCGACCAGGGCCCGGTCTGCGTACAGGGCCGAGTGGGTGCTCCGGTCCCCGTATAAGGACAACGCCGCCGGACCCCTTTCCACCTCCATGCCCGGGTGGGGGCTCGGCTGCACCAGGGGCCCCGGCCCCGGCCCCGGGTAGCTGCTCCAGGCATACGGCCGGAAGGGAATGGCGAAGGGCTGCGTCTCGTCCACCAGCGGGGAGAGAGATTTCTCAGAATCCACtggagagaggaacaagaggagagaTGAAAAAGCGTTTCCGGGAGCAGAGGTGTCCAATGTTCTTCCAGAGAATTCACAGATGGCGATCCCGTTTAGATATAATATCAGATGTATGctgtataataatgatatttaGGCTTAAATACAACtataaataaacaatcaaacccTAAAAGCAGCCTATAGTTCCATAAGGACCATATACAATGTGACAGACCAAAGGCCCCATGTACTTTTTCTAAGGGAACTGATCTGTGATCATCCGAATTCAACAAACAagtattaaaatgtaaaataataataatgaggatGTGATGTGCCCGTGTGCTGGCGGTGCGTATACCCGGGGACGCAGAGGGGGACGGAGGCCTCCAGAAGTCCTCGTAGAGCGGGGAGCGGCCGCACATGCTGTTGGCGCAGCTCAGCGGAGACTTTGGGGAGAAATCTGCGGCGTCGGCCAGGTGGGAGTCCGGAGAGAGGCCGTACTGGTCCACCGACACGTCGGAGTCGTCTTGGAGCTGATCCGCTTCTGAGGGAGGACAAGCAGTCAGCATcgtgacgagggggggggggggggcgggggctttTAAACATTACTGCACATCTGTGATCTTCGGTTATAATATTGGAGGTTTAACAATATTATAAATCATAATAAAGGTCACTTGGATTAAAAGGATGGCACGATAATATTTTATTTGGAACAGGATTATTGGGTGTGCAAAATTACCAAATGGTTAAGACAATATAACCTaatatattgtacttttttcttaaaacagtgattaaagagtgaatATAGAGCTTTATCACTGTTTTATATTAGCGTGGAGTCTCAAAATCGACCAGCTGGATAAACATCAGAATTTACACTTTGATTTTTGTTCACGCATTTTTTTCAGAAaactatttaatatttatttcaataaacTACTCGACATTTTTAACAGTCCTTTTAACCTGTAAAAAAAACAGTGACTTGCCATCAGTATAGTTGCAACAACCctttgtgtgtgtcatcttttaATTCTCCTGCAAGACCTCTACAATCGTTgccatgcatttaaaaaaagaagtgaaatgGAACATCGGATGACATATTTGAAGCagtaaagataataaaaaaacaacaaaactgaATCAGTTCGCACACACCTGAGCAAATATGCGCTAGTAGCGTGTCCAGCCGACTGTAGTTCTCCTCCAAACTGCGGGGCTGGTGGTAACTGTGCGCCTTCTTGCTCTTCACCATGAAGGAGCGCGGCATCTCTGAGCCGGGAGCGGACGAAGCGCCGAGAAATATAATCCAGCTGTGGAGAGGAGAGCCCGCGGGTGGATGCTGCTGCggcggcggctgctgctgctctgaacCCAGCAAAGACCCGACCTCCACTGACAGGGAGGTGCGCGTGCCAAGTGCTTTAAGAGATGAGAGAGGTCGGACACGACGGAGCATGCGCACATGCACGGTCCGCCCCGTCTGCCAGGTGTTGCGCGGACAGGTGTCACTAAGACTCCGCTCAGTGCGctgagaacaaaataaaataataataataataatggccaCTTTAGTGTTTTAGTCTCTCTTCTTTCCTCAAATACAGGTgcaataaatgcaaaaaaaatcataatttctgaactttgtgtgcgtgtgtgtatgtgtgtgtctgtgtgtatacagtcgagcccgccccccccccccccacgctcccCCTTCGGCTCAGACTGCAGCTCGTGTCTCCATCTTGGCAATCAGGAGAAGCGAGACGGGCCTTATCGGCGCCTTGCTCCAACCGACAGAGGCAAAGGAAACGCGAAGGCGCACCCCAGGGTGTCTGCATGGTAAACAACGAATAATAATCACAGGGCGGGGGAAACTCTGACTCAACTGTCCTCTTCTGCTTAATATCACCATAATAATGCGATAACATCATATACACAATAATTGGCACTAATCCATATGTTGGATCTCAGGCTCCGTGAGTCCGCGCACACACGACAGGGTTCGGGGGAGCTTCGTCCCGGTCGGGCGGTCGGTTGGTGCCGCAGGCTGCAATTATGTGACAGACACTCGCCGCCGCCCCGCCCGCGGTGACAGTTTCACGTTACCCTGGGCTTTATGTTCGAAAGGAAGAAGATTTAAATAACGGACTATTTGTTTAGTGTTGGGCCAGGACGCGGATTGCAGGTTAAGCGCCATTACGCACCGGACAATGGTCGCGCGTCCTGGCGCCTTTTGATCCACTGCAGCTGCAACAAGTACATCCCACAACTAGCGATGCAGTGAGGAGGACTTTGATTATTTAGAGGAAAATAACCATCACAACTAATACAATCATTCACATATTTGATTGGAGATACGATACTAATGagctttttctattttcttcgTATTAGATTTGACCAATGACGTcatgtatttgttgttattttttcgtTAAAAGATCACAAAGAtgcatttacattacattaaatgtcatttagctgaagcttttatccaaagcgagtTACAATAAGagcatcaaccatgagtacaaattCAGAACAGcaagaataaagaaagtaatatttcttcaagaaagccaaactacaaaaataccatataagtaatgccataagtaataccataagcaataatataagtaagtgccattcaagtgccactgaagcgCTAATCTGGTTTTATTCAACGTATAATGGGaacaaaagatgtgtttttagtttccggcggaagttGCTGTCCTGGGGCAGGAAATCAAAGCGCCACATGCAGAGCTCGATTAGAGGCCACGCGGTGCTTCCGGTCACCGTGTTGGAGGAGATACGAGGCCTCAACCCGGAGAGAGCCGATAGGAGCCGATAGGAGGACTTCCATCACGGctcaaacatatacaaaataaaaatacaatagcaATTATTAGGCTAATGATAACTGTGTTTAAAGGTTTTTATTACCTGTTGTTCTGCAGAAGCAGTGTttgtctaaataaaataaatactatgAACAATTAAAATTTCCTTTTGTACCGAATTTATTAGAATATTTCTCTATTGAAACTCAACCTTAAAAATACgtgaaaacacaaaataaaacacacctgTATACTGAGTCTGGACTGATTTAAAATCCGGGTTAAGTTAAAACTGTTCAGTGCCCGGGGTTTTACAACCAGCCCGTTAAAATGAGAATAAACCGTCACTGTGCCATGAAATGCGTGTTAAAAAATGTCAAGCGTCATCAATCACTGCAGTAAGAAATACCACTAAACTCACAATACTGCGTTGTCTGGGTGCAGGCCTTTGAACCCGCCCGTTCCACTGAGATAACACTTCTGTCTGATATTAACTGGACTTCAATGATCCGGCCCCGTAACTAGAACCGCTGGAAGAGAAATGCTCGTCAAACGTGGTTTTGTGCATGAAATGATTGCTACTTGAGGCTCAGCTTTGGAAACCGCGAGAAATCACTTCCTGAACGCCGCCAATCTGAACGAGAATCTTCAGAAGAAGAAGGCAAGCGtggagccccccctcccccgcgaGCTCACAGTACCCTGAACGCATCGCAGCCGGCCTCCTGCCCACCTGGAATTAAAGAGACACCAGTCGAGGAGTTTATCAATAAGTTTTTATTGTgaactcatcacacacacacgcacacacacgcacacagacagacagccatacagacagactctcacacacacacatctcatttaGTCTCCAGACTGTGCCAACTGCTCCATAGTGTTGCCATGCGCGTCCTTACTGCACTGCAGACTCAAAAAAGTGCCATAACgtatgcccctccccctcctcctccgtcaaaCACTCGTTCATCTATGGCACATCATCACCACTAActcgggggaaaaaagaaaaagatttagACTTTTTCCGTTTCCCCCGGAGACGATATGAGCCGATACGACGGGATGCGTTCA
This window harbors:
- the gfi1ab gene encoding growth factor independent 1A transcription repressor b, with protein sequence MPRSFMVKSKKAHSYHQPRSLEENYSRLDTLLAHICSEADQLQDDSDVSVDQYGLSPDSHLADAADFSPKSPLSCANSMCGRSPLYEDFWRPPSPSASPVDSEKSLSPLVDETQPFAIPFRPYAWSSYPGPGPGPLVQPSPHPGMEVERGPAALSLYGDRSTHSALYADRALVEETYGDYRRHAAALRFPEGGLLHGKGHTAKAPSDLLCSSLILNGAFKCTKCSKVFSTPHGLEVHVRRSHSGIRPFACEICGKTFGHGVSLEQHKAVHSQERSFDCKICSKSFKRSSTLSTHLLIHSDTRPYPCQYCGKRFHQKSDMKKHTFIHTGEKPHKCQVCGKSFSQSSNLITHSRKHTGYKPFGCDLCGKGFQRKVDLRRHKETQHGLK